The Streptomyces sp. NBC_01275 genome has a segment encoding these proteins:
- a CDS encoding alkaline phosphatase D family protein, which produces MAGLRLGPLLRYADGSCATVWVEASRPCAAEVRCADGAHGTTRTFQVAGHHYALIPVTGLTAGTATAYEVFLDGTRVWPLPDSRFPPSVIRTPVEGNDEGAGHRADARGNDRADAREVRVAFGSCRWAAPPADAHDPVGPDALDSLAARLAADPDGERPDVLVLLGDQVYADEVSDATRERIAARRGLADAPGAEVADYEEYTWLYYESWLDPEVRWLLSTVPSCMIFDDHDVIDDWNTSAAWLADMRATPWWNERLLSGLMSYWVHQHLGNLSPAELAADPLYAAVRATPDATDVLRAFACRADADPASVRWSYRRDFGRVRLLMVDSRAARVLDEGGRAMLDPGEERWLRDQALRGRDSYDHLLIGTSLPWLLPHLVHDAERWNAALCRGERGARWARFGEDLRRRADLEHWAAFPASFDALTELIAEVGTGSDAPASVLVLSGDVHHAYVAEARWPGDAPAARVLQLTCSPVHNSIPLSIRVGFRFGWSAAARALGRRFARHGRCERPPVDWRRTGGPWFGNQLMTLSLRGRSARLRLEQARGNGTLATVEESDLTP; this is translated from the coding sequence GTGGCCGGACTGCGACTGGGACCACTGCTGAGATACGCCGACGGCTCGTGCGCGACCGTCTGGGTCGAGGCGAGCCGTCCGTGCGCCGCCGAGGTGCGCTGCGCGGACGGCGCCCACGGCACGACCCGCACCTTCCAGGTGGCGGGCCATCACTACGCCCTGATCCCGGTGACCGGCCTGACCGCGGGCACGGCGACCGCCTACGAGGTGTTCCTCGACGGCACCCGCGTGTGGCCGCTGCCCGACTCCCGTTTCCCGCCTTCGGTCATCCGCACCCCCGTCGAGGGAAACGACGAGGGCGCCGGTCACCGCGCCGACGCCCGCGGCAACGACCGCGCCGACGCCCGCGAGGTCCGCGTGGCCTTCGGCTCCTGCCGTTGGGCCGCTCCCCCGGCCGACGCACACGATCCCGTCGGCCCCGACGCCCTGGACAGTCTGGCCGCGCGCCTCGCCGCCGACCCGGACGGCGAACGGCCCGACGTGCTGGTGCTGTTGGGCGACCAGGTGTACGCCGACGAGGTGTCCGACGCGACCCGGGAGCGGATCGCCGCCCGTCGCGGCCTCGCCGATGCACCCGGCGCCGAGGTCGCGGACTACGAGGAGTACACCTGGCTCTACTACGAGTCCTGGCTCGACCCCGAGGTCCGCTGGCTGCTGTCCACCGTGCCCAGCTGCATGATCTTCGACGATCATGACGTGATCGACGACTGGAACACCTCCGCCGCCTGGCTCGCCGACATGCGGGCCACTCCCTGGTGGAACGAGCGGCTGCTGAGCGGTCTGATGTCGTACTGGGTCCACCAGCACCTGGGCAACCTCTCCCCCGCCGAACTCGCCGCCGACCCGCTCTACGCCGCCGTACGCGCGACCCCCGACGCCACCGACGTGCTGCGCGCCTTCGCCTGCCGGGCCGACGCCGACCCCGCGTCCGTGCGCTGGAGTTACCGGCGCGACTTCGGCCGCGTACGGCTGCTGATGGTCGACAGCCGGGCCGCGCGGGTCCTCGACGAGGGCGGGCGCGCGATGCTCGACCCGGGCGAGGAGCGATGGCTGCGCGACCAGGCCCTGCGCGGCCGCGACTCCTACGACCACCTCCTGATCGGCACCTCCCTGCCCTGGCTGCTGCCGCATCTGGTGCACGACGCCGAGCGGTGGAACGCGGCGCTGTGCCGGGGCGAACGAGGCGCGCGCTGGGCGCGGTTCGGGGAGGACCTGCGACGGCGGGCGGACCTGGAGCACTGGGCGGCCTTCCCGGCGTCGTTCGACGCGCTGACCGAGCTGATCGCCGAGGTGGGCACGGGGTCGGACGCGCCGGCGAGCGTGCTGGTCCTGTCCGGGGACGTGCACCACGCGTATGTGGCCGAGGCCAGGTGGCCCGGGGACGCCCCCGCCGCGCGCGTGCTGCAACTCACCTGCTCGCCCGTCCACAACTCCATCCCCCTGTCGATACGGGTGGGCTTCCGCTTCGGCTGGAGCGCGGCGGCCCGCGCCCTCGGCCGGCGGTTCGCCCGGCACGGCCGCTGTGAGAGGCCGCCCGTGGACTGGCGCAGGACCGGCGGGCCCTGGTTCGGCAATCAGCTCATGACCCTGTCCCTGCGCGGGCGTTCGGCCCGGCTGCGACTGGAGCAGGCACGGGGGAACGGGACGCTGGCCACCGT